The Leptospiraceae bacterium genomic interval ACCGAACATAATGAAAAGTTCCGCTCCATAGGCTGCGGAGGTTTCTCCTACATATACCATATAGAGTAGAGGAGCGATATATTGATTGGCAAATAAGGCAGAGAAGATCATTTGATTTCCCGCCCCACCTTTTAAGAATTGCCATAGAAATAAATTTTTATTGGCTAATACAGTAGATGCAGCTAAGCAAGCCATGAAGCACATTTCCAAAATAGAAATCCCAACTCTAGGATCAATTCCCATACTTAGATAGGTTGGATTTTCAAATAAATGTCCGATCAAACTGAGTTCTCCAGGAACCAAGGCTAGATGAATCAATATATCATCTAAGATAAAAACATTTTTAGGAGTCTTACGCAAATACACAAGAATCTCATAAATACTAAAAAGGAAAAACCCTAAAGAAGTAAACATAGAAGTCATGACCAGCGAAGAAGTCGTATTGATATGCACTGTAGGAGCGGACATTAACATCAAAAGGGAAGAAAGATTTCCCCCACCCACGATCATTAACAAAGCTACATTGACAGTAAAAGGCCAGAGAGAGAAATACCTTGTCGCCAATCGAATTCCTACGATAAAAAACAAGGATATGGCAGTGAATATCGACATAACCGGTCCATTTGGGTTATAAAACAAAGGCATTCCCAAAGCCCATGCTATAATCACGACCACTGATCCCCCAAATATAATAAAATCTAAAATCCTAGCTAATTTCTCTGAATACTTTTCCATACGATTCTCCAAATGCCTTTTTGAATCAAAATAGAATTCCAATTTCTCCTGTCAAAGGTTTAATTGTAAACCTTGACAATCTCCATTGAATGCGAACGATTGAAATGGTTTTATCAACTTGACAATTTTTAATCCAAGATTTCCTTAGAAGAGAGGCTAATCTATTTTATTTTCAAAGAAAACAAACGGTATAAAACTTTTTACGGATGCAGGGAACGGACTCTATTCATGGGGTGGAGAGATATATAAATCTGATACAGTTAGGTATTGTATACGACCTTACTCAAAAGCAGTGGGAAAGCTCATTCCAAAGTATATAAAAAACGGGAATGATAGCAAGATCCAGCACGCATTTCCAGAGACTTATTTAAAACTTTTACTCACAGACCCAAATCCTTATATGAGTGGTCAGATGTTGCAAGAAAAAATGGCAGCACAATTAAAACTCAACAATAATGCGTTTTCCTATATTGTGCGCGATGAATTTGGTCATGCAAGAGAAATATATCCTCTTTCCGCAGCCGGTGCAGAATCTATATACGACAACGGCATATTGTATTTAAAATTTATTTTAATCAACGGCGAATTAGTTACCTTTCCCTATTCGGATATCATTCATTTGAGGCAAGAGTTTCACAATAATGAAATATTTGGAGATAGCCCCATCGAAATACTAAAACCGTTATTCGAAATAGTGAAAACTCCTAGCAAAGGTTTTTTTCATACAATTAAGAAAAAGGGAATGCTTAAATGGTTTTTAAACGATAAAGGTGATATAAAGAAAAGCTCACAAAACCAAAAAGCGAAAGATTTTAAAAAGTTATATTTAAGTCCTGATAAAGAAATAGGCGATGCAAAATTAAACAGCAAGCTTGAGGTTACAGATGATTATCTACTTAGTGAGTTGCTAAAGGATGAGATTACAACAAAAATTTACAACCTATTTGGGACGAACGAGAAAATTATTCAATCTAGTTTCACATCAGACGAATGGCTAGTCTATTACCAATCAGAGATTGAACCAATCGCAAAACAATTGAGTGATGAATACACAAGAAAGCTTTTTTCGAGATACGAAAGAGAGTGCGGCAATTCAATAGTATTCACATCTTAAAATATGAAATTTTTTTTCCTTTGTATGCTTCTATCTATCGAATTATTTTCTCAGGAAAAAATTCCTGTATTGAATCAGGTATTTCCGGCTGCATCTAAAGAAGGTCGTGAAAAATACAAAGCAGAAATGTTAGATAGCATCTCCTCCGAAATGACTGCTTTTCAAAATAAAAAGAAAGAATCTGTTGTAAAGAAATCTCTTAATGCTATGAGAATATTAAATTATCTCGAAGAGGATGGTTATAATTATTTAAAGCTTGCCTTGAAAGAATATCCTTCCTTTTCAGAGGGTTTCTATTCCGATGTTTTGGAAACAATCTATACTCTTTACCGAACTGGATTTGATGAAATAATGGAAAATGTTTTTTTAACAACTAAAAGCCCAAA includes:
- a CDS encoding phage portal protein translates to MGKLIPKYIKNGNDSKIQHAFPETYLKLLLTDPNPYMSGQMLQEKMAAQLKLNNNAFSYIVRDEFGHAREIYPLSAAGAESIYDNGILYLKFILINGELVTFPYSDIIHLRQEFHNNEIFGDSPIEILKPLFEIVKTPSKGFFHTIKKKGMLKWFLNDKGDIKKSSQNQKAKDFKKLYLSPDKEIGDAKLNSKLEVTDDYLLSELLKDEITTKIYNLFGTNEKIIQSSFTSDEWLVYYQSEIEPIAKQLSDEYTRKLFSRYERECGNSIVFTS